From Lagenorhynchus albirostris chromosome 15, mLagAlb1.1, whole genome shotgun sequence, one genomic window encodes:
- the FAM83D gene encoding protein FAM83D, which translates to MALRSDGLDELPAACLSPCGPPNPAELYSEERRLALEELVAGGPDAFAAFLRRERLGRFLNPDEVRAILGAAERPGEEGAAAGAEDSFGSSHDCSSGTYFPEQSDLEPPLLELGWPSFYKGAYRGATRVEAHFQPRGTGARGPYGCKDALRQQLRSAREVIAVVMDVFTDIDIFRDLQEICRKQGVAVYILLDHALLSQFLDMCMDMKVHPEEEKLMTVRTITGNIYYARSGTKIVGKVHEKFTLIDGIRVATGSYSFTWTDGKLNSSNLVILSGQVVEHFDLEFRILYAQSKPISPKRLSSFRISGRFDHLINQKPLCKELTLGNLLRLRLARLSSSPRKAEPGCEEGQAEAGREDSEASTISEEGCFSSRRDRLEGGRATDATTQTEPGEETPAVSVSDVGTQSSMAAACAGTQTDMDENVLSFLGTQAKEGSVVSKTSVSQSSSLRSSASMSSQGSVASSIGSQTSLRANDVVTAGHPKYWSTPHWDLCSRDSLRKLNKERQIHFAGIRSRLNHALAMLSRRTFLTENYLSFNSGSFPRSSANLLAVREIMLYPSSQ; encoded by the exons ATGGCTCTGCGGTCCGATGGCCTGGACGAACTGCCCGCAGCCTGCCTGTCGCCGTGCGGGCCGCCCAACCCGGCCGAGCTGTACAGCGAGGAGCGGCGCTTGGCGCTCGAGGAGCTGGTGGCGGGCGGCCCCGACGCTTTCGCGGCCTTCCTGCGACGCGAGCGCCTCGGCCGCTTCCTAAACCCCGACGAGGTGCGCGCCATCCTAGGCGCGGCCGAGCGGCCCGGCGAGGAGGGCGCGGCAGCGGGGGCCGAGGATTCCTTCGGCTCGTCGCACGACTGCTCCTCCGGCACCTACTTCCCCGAGCAGTCGGACCTGGAGCCGCCGCTGCTGGAGCTCGGCTGGCCCTCCTTCTATAAGGGCGCCTACCGCGGGGCCACGCGCGTCGAGGCGCACTTCCAGCCCCGCGGCACGGGCGCCCGCGGCCCCTATGGCTGCAAGGACGCGCTGCGCCAGCAGCTCCGCTCGGCGCGAGAG GTGATTGCAGTGGTTATGGATGTTTTCACGGACATTGACATCTTCCGAGACCTGCAGGAAATCTGTCGGAAACAGGGAGTTGCTGTCTACATCCTTCTGGACCACGCCCTGCTCTCTCAGTTTTTGGATATGTGCATGGATATGAAAGTTCATCCTGAAGAGGAAAAG CTGATGACAGTTCGGACGATTACAGGAAATATTTACTATGCAAGGTCAGGAACTAAAATTGTTGGGAAGGTTCATGAAAAGTTCACACTGATTGATGGCATTCGTGTGGCTACAGGCTCCTACAG TTTTACATGGACGGATGGCAAATTAAACAGCAGCAACCTGGTCATCCTGTCCGGCCAGGTGGTTGAACATTTTGACCTGGAGTTCCGGATACTGTACGCACAGTCAAAGCCCATCAGCCCCAAACGCCTGTCCAGCTTCCGGATCAGCGGTAGGTTTGACCATCTTATCAACCAGAAACCACTGTGCAAGGAGCTCACGCTGGGCAACCTGCTGCGGCTACGGCTGGCCAGGCTCTCGAGCAGCCCCAGGAAGGCCGAGCCGGGCTGTGAGGAGGGCCAGGCAGAGGCCGGGCGCGAGGACTCTGAGGCCTCCACCATCAGTGAGGAGGGCTGCTTCAGCAGCCGCAGAGACAGGCTGGAGGGCGGGAGGGCGACCGATGCCACCACTCAGACGGAGCCAGGAGAGGAGACGCCCGCCGTGAGCGTGAGTGACGTGGGGACACAATCCAGCATGGCCGCGGCGTGCGCTGGCACCCAGACTGACATGGATGAGAACGTCCTCTCCTTTCTGGGAACGCAGGCTAAAGAGGGGTCAGTAGTATCAAAGACGTCTGTGTCGCAATCCTCCAGTTTGAGGTCTTCCGCCTCTATGTCCTCCCAAGGCTCTGTGGCCAGCTCCATCGGCTCCCAGACTTCCCTCAGAGCCAATGACGTCGTCACAGCTGGACACCCCAAGTACTGGAGCACCCCCCACTGGGATCTGTGCTCTAGGGACTCACTGAGAAAGTTGAATAAAGAGCGGCAGATTCACTTTGCCGGAATCAGGTCCCGGCTCAACCACGCGCTGGCCATGCTTTCAAGGAGAACGTTCCTTACTGAAAACTACCTCAGCTTTAATTCTGGAAGTTTTCCCAGATCATCAGCTAATTTGCTGGCTGTTAGAGAAATCATGCTTTATCCCTCCTCTCAGTGA